Within the Candidatus Culexarchaeum yellowstonense genome, the region AGGAGCCTTCATAACCGTTGTAGGGCTAATCATAATCCTGGGAAGCGGCCTAGGACAAGTAGCCCGAGAAACTGGCGTCGTAACAACCCTCGTTAAATGGATCATTGAAAAGGTTGGAGTAAAAACACAAAATAGAGTTCAACTCGGCGTCATGATAGCCTCCACAACCCTAGTGGCACTACTCGGAACCCTAGCAGGCGCAAACGCCATACTAGCCCCAATAGTAATACCCATAGTCGCCGCATTAGGCTTCACACCACCAGCCCTCGCAGCAATGCTACACTCCGCAGGAGCATGCGGACTATTCATAGGCCCATTCACACCCCCAGTCGTAACCCTCACAGGAACCACCGGCCTCTCCTACACCGAATACCTAATGGTTGCAGGCATACCCATGGCGGCAACAACATGGATAGTTGGCTTTTTCATGGCTAGGTGGATACAGAAGAAGACCTATGGAAAAATCGCATACGAAGAAGCTGAAGCCCTCAAACAACTCCCAGAACCCACCAAACAATCCACAAAAGCCACCTACGCCTTCATACTAACCATAGCCATAATGGTCATATATGGAATATACAGTAAAGCACCATACTCATACGCCATAGTAGTCATGCTCACCACATCCTTCATAACAGGCCTAGTGGGAGGGAAAAGGCCCCTCGAAATCCTCCAAGCCATCTACACAGGCGCATCAAGACTAATATGGCTATTCCTACTATTCTGGCTCTTCAACCCACTAATAACCCTAATGGGTAAAACAGGCGCCTACGACGCAATGCTCTCCGCAGCCACACCAATACTGAAAATGATAGGCCCATACGGCTTCTGCGTACTAGCACTACTCATAGGATGGCTAGGAGTATCAGGAGCAGCAGTAGCCCAAGTAGTCCTAGTCGACAGCATATTCAAACCAATAGTAATCGCACTAGGAATCCCCTCAAGAGTATGGGTTGGAGTACTACTTGGCAGCTCACAAATAGACTGGTTCGGACCATTCCCAAACGCAGACATGGTAGGCCAAATGGGACTAGCCAGATCAAAAGACCTGAGAATGCAACTACTCAACGGCTGGGCAATAATGGCAGCCAACATCCTAATGTTCCTCATACTCTTCGCAATACTACTATACTGGTGATAAACCCTTGACACTCCCAACCAAACTGG harbors:
- a CDS encoding TRAP transporter large permease subunit, translating into MDSKVKNSIAIGFSIICLLIAIYTYLFVKPPTILGFIPIILYSVLVMLGFDVVLSTVAALLIIIVMTGQTPIDVAKLFADSLGAFITVVGLIIILGSGLGQVARETGVVTTLVKWIIEKVGVKTQNRVQLGVMIASTTLVALLGTLAGANAILAPIVIPIVAALGFTPPALAAMLHSAGACGLFIGPFTPPVVTLTGTTGLSYTEYLMVAGIPMAATTWIVGFFMARWIQKKTYGKIAYEEAEALKQLPEPTKQSTKATYAFILTIAIMVIYGIYSKAPYSYAIVVMLTTSFITGLVGGKRPLEILQAIYTGASRLIWLFLLFWLFNPLITLMGKTGAYDAMLSAATPILKMIGPYGFCVLALLIGWLGVSGAAVAQVVLVDSIFKPIVIALGIPSRVWVGVLLGSSQIDWFGPFPNADMVGQMGLARSKDLRMQLLNGWAIMAANILMFLILFAILLYW